From the genome of Nicotiana sylvestris chromosome 2, ASM39365v2, whole genome shotgun sequence, one region includes:
- the LOC104210338 gene encoding heat stress transcription factor A-7a-like, producing MENNNQENAENGAAIIGSEGRRGGGAGRGRRLTGLRGVSPPPFLLKTFEMLEDPETDPFIHWTSGKTSFLITDTNKFAIEVLPKYFKHSNLSSFIYQLNNYGFKKVCSYKSEYANPWFRAGKKHWLKNIKSRIQLSKTNKPQQGSHSSCVDPMKDNLEEEVEKLRNDNISLKIELQKLKDRQENMRVLFPTMKGCRKDTEISNILELFVKKSKVREDSSSNDTRKRPQMVESPDRVANSVQDGIGQTSNSAGGSVSSNEQQKEATAKNDKNREFWEKLFEDDSESQNEGAEQALNRSKAMAEIEEMVESKIAMEGEALIAKAAAGLDEEMEAYLQLWT from the exons ATGGAGAACAACAATCAAGAAAATGCTGAAAATGGTGCTGCTATTATTGGATCGGAAGGAAGAAGAGGAGGTGGTGCTGGCCGTGGACGGAGACTCACCGGATTGCGAGGCGTCTCTCCGCCACCATTTCTGTTGAAGACATTTGAAATGTTGGAAGATCCTGAAACTGATCCCTTCATACATTGGACTTCTGGCAAAACCAGTTTTCTTATTACTGATACTAACAAGTTTGCTATTGAAGTTCTTCCAAAGTACTTCAAACATAGCAACTTATCCAGCTTCATTTACCAGCTCAACAACTAT GGTTTTAAGAAGGTTTGTTCTTACAAAAGTGAGTATGCAAATCCATGGTTTCGAGCTGGGAAAAAGCACTGGCTGAAGAATATCAAAAGCAGGATTCAACTATCCAAAACCAATAAGCCACAACAAGGTTCGCATAGTTCTTGTGTTGATCCAATGAAGGATAATTTGGAAGAGGAGGTGGAGAAGTTGAGGAATGATAACATTAGTCTGAAGATAGAACTTCAGAAGTTGAAAGATAGACAAGAAAACATGAGAGTTTTGTTTCCTACTATGAAAGGATGCAGAAAGGATACAGAAATTAGCAATATTTTGGAGCTATTTGTCAAGAAATCGAAAGTCAGGGAAGATTCTAGCAGCAATGACACAAGAAAGAGGCCACAAATGGTAGAGTCGCCAGATCGTGTGGCTAACTCTGTCCAGGATGGGATTGGACAGACATCAAACTCTGCTGGTGGCTCAGTAAGTTCTAATGAGCAACAGAAAGAAGCAACTGCTAAAAATGATAAGAATCGCGAGTTCTGGGAAAAACTGTTTGAAGATGATTCAGAGTCTCAAAATGAAGGAGCAGAGCAGGCACTGAATCGATCGAAGGCTATGgcggagatagaggagatggtgGAAAGCAAGATTGCTATGGAAGGAGAAGCTTTGATTGCAAAAGCTGCTGCTGGTTTAGATGAGGAGATGGAGGCTTATCTTCAACTGTGGACCTAG